A segment of the Streptomyces sp. XD-27 genome:
GTCCGCCCGGCACGCCCTGGGAACCTTCGAAGTGCTCGGCCACCTCATCCGCGTACAGGCACGCAGTGCGCTCGGCGACTTCCCGGCGGCGGACGAACACGCGGCCGCCGCCGACCAGCTGGCGGAACGCCACGAACGGCCACTGGTGGGCGTCTTCACTCACTGGTACCGCGCCCTGCGACTGGCTGCCACCGGGCGGATCCCACAGGCGCAGACCGCATACCGGGCCGCCGCCCTGCGGCTGGGAGGCGCCGGCATGCCCGGCGTCGAGCAGGGCCTGTTGCCCCTCGCGGAACTGAGCCTGGGCCTGGGCCCGGACCTGGACCTGGACCTGGCCGGCGGAAGCCCGTCCGCGCGGGAGGCAGCCCGACACATCGCCCCGGCCGCGGACTGGGGCCCGTACCGGCCCTGGGCCGAACCCTTCATCCTGCTCCGCACCGGCCGCGACGCCGAGGCCCACGCCCGGCTGCGTGCCTTGCCGGAGCCGCCCGCCGACCTGCTGTACGAGGCACTGTGCTGCCTACAGGCCGCGGTCGCGCTGGAGCTCGGTGACCGGGCCATGCTGGAGCAGCTTCACGCCCGGCTCCTGCCGGCTGCGGGCGAACTCGCGGGCGCGGGCAGCGGCCTGATCACCCTCGGCCCCGTAGACCGCTGGCTCACCACCATCGCCGATGCCCTCGACTGACGTCCCGAACTTGTCCAACGACTCACGCCCAGACACCAGACCGCGCCGTACTCGGCGAGCGGCGTCTTTGCCAAAGGACCCGTGTCGGCAACGCGTCGCGGCTGGAGCGGGACCGTCCGACAACACGCCCCTGGTGGAATGGGCGGGTCAGTGCGGACGTTGAAACGGATATGACGACTGATCAGCGCACGATCACCAACCCGGCCGCCCTCCACGATCCGACCCCGTTCGGCTACAGCCACGCCGTCTCAGCACCCGGCGAACTCGTCTTCATCGGCGGCCAGTACGCCTCCGACGCCACCGGTGCCCCGGTGCCCGGCGACTTCGCAACCCAGGTGGACCTGGCCTTCGACCGGCTGCGGTCGGCGCTGGAGGGAGTCGGCCTTCGATACGAGCACGTGGTCCGCCTCGGTACCTTCATTGTCGACCACGACCTCGACAAGCTGGAGATCCTCGGCAAGGCGCTGCACACCCGTTTCGGCGACCGGCTGCCGGCCCAGACACTGAGCGGCGTTGCCTCGTTGGCGCTGCCGGGAATGCTGTTCGAGGTGGATGCGGTGGCGGTACGGCCGTAGCGGATCAGCCGCGTACAGCATCAGCCCGATCCCGCGGTGGATG
Coding sequences within it:
- a CDS encoding RidA family protein, with protein sequence MTTDQRTITNPAALHDPTPFGYSHAVSAPGELVFIGGQYASDATGAPVPGDFATQVDLAFDRLRSALEGVGLRYEHVVRLGTFIVDHDLDKLEILGKALHTRFGDRLPAQTLSGVASLALPGMLFEVDAVAVRP